The following proteins are encoded in a genomic region of Triticum dicoccoides isolate Atlit2015 ecotype Zavitan chromosome 1B, WEW_v2.0, whole genome shotgun sequence:
- the LOC119350125 gene encoding elongation factor-like GTPase 1, producing MVVAAAGDPGRVRNTCIMAHVDHGKTTLADHLVAYGGGGLLNPSMAGKARFMDHLREEQERAITMKSASVLLRHRDGTRVHLIDSPGHADFCSEVSAAARVADSALIVVDAVDGLGVQTHAVLRKAFAERLRPCLILNKLDRLITNLRLDPGEAYERLHRIVAGANSVYSTLRSGSYFSLLDGPAPAQQADDGEDTFAPQKGNVVFGCARDGWGFRIQDFAAVMAMGRPGQASKLVGWLWGAYYWDKEKKKAMPLANGMKQQPMFVEFVLKRLWKVYDHGLKVDGASWLRDHVVQTFNLKVSDRELQSKDRPKAALEAVMRAWLPLAETVMTMIVECTPDPVDAQRFRAPALMPERELPTWVSAEHAGIIAEAEKVRRCVVACSASSSAPVVVFVSKMFVVKHKDLPPTLNHGQEAAGEPEECFLAFARVFSGVLHAGQKVFVLSPMYDPVKGDTTGKHLKEVEVQQLYEMLGEGLRPVASVGTGNVAAIKGLGEHIMKTATLSSTRNCWPFASMAFQVSPILKVAIEPANVADLAAFREGLSLLNRADPLVEYSISEKGEHVLAAAGKVHLEHCVKNLRERFAKVELNVSEPLVSFKETIQGEGVGLIDSLKDPQGYVERIAPDGKFAVRVKVIRLPDALVKVLEENEELLSRTIKGQTARSDGAMGSQCPRDDDGRSVAVLRQDMLRAIESELEALSVRADEVKLEWYRKALLGYLHKIWALGPSQVGPNLLLMPGVKLSSGLTTTQNGREGILVRGRCHVSEKLGLVSVSDDDAEISNGIIDDDSEPSTDVPDPEALRNIIISGFQEVTNAGPLCDEPMWGLAFIVEPYIFSGSGSPYGVNCSYQHKAAVREACRAAVLQSKPRLVEPVYFCEVTTPIERLGSVYSVLGDCRAKVQEAEMQLETFLYMVHAHLPVAESSEFSEKLWNGSSGAATARLTFSHWEAIPQDPFFVPKTKEEIEEFGDGSNMGPNLAKKLIDSVRRIKGLHVDDKVVKHGTKQRTRAKKV from the coding sequence atggtggtggcggcggccggcgacccTGGCCGGGTCCGCAACACCTGCAtcatggcgcacgtggaccacggGAAGACCACGCTGGCCGACCACCTGGTGGCgtacggcggcggcggcctcctcaACCCGAGCATGGCCGGCAAGGCCCGCTTCATGGACCACCTGCGAGAGGAGCAGGAGCGGGCCATCACGATGAAGTCGGCCTCCGTCCTGCTCCGCCACCGCGACGGCACCCGCGTCCACCTCATCGACTCCCCCGGCCACGCCGACTTCTGCTCCGAGGTCTCCGCCGCCGCGCGGGTGGCCGACTCGGCGCTCATCGTCGTCGACGCCGTCGACGGCCTCGGTGTCCAGACGCACGCCGTGCTGCGCAAGGCCTTCGCCGAGCGCCTCCGCCCCTGCCTCATCCTCAACAAGCTCGACCGCCTCATCACCAACCTCCGCCTCGATCCCGGTGAGGCCTACGAGCGCCTCCACCGCATCGTCGCCGGGGCCAACTCCGTGTACTCCACCCTGCGCTCCGGCTCCTACTTCTCCCTCCTTGACGGGCCCGCCCCCGCCCAGCAGGCCGACGACGGCGAGGACACCTTCGCGCCTCAGAAGGGCAATGTCGTCTTCGGCTGCGCCCGCGACGGCTGGGGCTTCCGGATCCAGGATTTCGCCGCCGTGATGGCTATGGGGCGCCCCGGCCAGGCCAGCAAGCTGGTGGGATGGCTATGGGGGGCGTACTACTGggacaaggagaagaagaaggctatGCCCTTGGCCAACGGCATGAAGCAGCAGCCCATGTTTGTGGAATTTGTGCTCAAGCGGCTGTGGAAGGTATACGATCATGGTCTGAAGGTGGACGGCGCAAGCTGGCTGCGCGATCATGTTGTCCAGACCTTCAATCTGAAGGTATCAGATCGGGAGTTGCAGAGCAAGGACCGCCCCAAGGCGGCGCTGGAAGCCGTGATGAGGGCGTGGCTCCCGCTCGCAGAGACAGTGATGACAATGATTGTGGAGTGCACGCCAGACCCCGTCGACGCCCAGAGATTCAGAGCGCCGGCACTTATGCCCGAGAGGGAGCTGCCGACATGGGTTTCGGCAGAGCATGCCGGCATCATCGCCGAGGCGGAGAAGGTGAGGAGATGCGTGGTGGCCTGCAGCGCCAGCTCAAGCGcccctgtggtggtcttcgtgtccAAGATGTTTGTGGTGAAACACAAGGATCTGCCACCTACCCTCAACCACGGCCAAGAGGCCGCCGGTGAGCCGGAGGAGTGCTTCTTGGCATTTGCGCGGGTCTTCAGCGGTGTCTTGCACGCCGGGCAGAAGGTGTTTGTGTTGTCACCCATGTATGATCCGGTGAAAGGGGACACCACAGGCAAGCATCTGAAGGAGGTGGAGGTTCAGCAGCTGTATGAGATGCTAGGAGAGGGCCTCAGGCCGGTGGCCAGCGTAGGTACCGGGAATGTGGCCGCCATCAAGGGCCTTGGCGAGCATATAATGAAGACGGCCACACTTTCATCGACGAGGAACTGCTGGCCCTTTGCGAGCATGGCGTTCCAGGTCTCTCCGATACTGAAGGTCGCAATCGAGCCCGCGAACGTGGCTGATCTGGCCGCGTTCCGGGAAGGGCTTAGCCTTCTCAACCGGGCAGACCCACTTGTTGAGTACTCCATATCAGAAAAGGGTGAGCATGTCCTTGCTGCAGCTGGGAAGGTACATTTGGAGCATTGTGTGAAGAATTTACGGGAGAGGTTCGCGAAAGTCGAACTGAATGTCTCGGAGCCCTTGGTATCCTTCAAGGAGACCATCCAAGGGGAAGGTGTTGGTTTGATAGATAGCTTGAAGGATCCACAGGGATACGTTGAGAGGATTGCTCCAGATGGCAAATTTGCTGTGAGAGTCAAAGTCATCAGGCTTCCAGATGCTCTGGTTAAGGTCCTTGAGGAAAATGAGGAATTGCTTTCTCGAACAATTAAGGGGCAAACGGCGAGAAGTGATGGAGCAATGGGTTCACAATGTCCTCGGGATGATGATGGTCGTTCTGTGGCAGTGCTTAggcaagatatgctcagggctataGAGAGCGAGCTGGAAGCGCTCTCTGTACGAGCGGATGAAGTTAAGCTCGAGTGGTATAGGAAGGCACTCCTGGGATACTTGCACAAAATCTGGGCCCTAGGCCCTTCCCAGGTCGGTCCGAATCTCCTCCTCATGCCCGGTGTAAAATTAAGCAGCGGTTTGACAACAACCCAAAACGGAAGGGAAGGTATTCTGGTGCGCGGCAGGTGTCATGTCTCGGAGAAACTGGGGTTAGTGAGCGTGTCTGATGATGATGCAGAGATTAGCAATGGCATTATCGATGACGACAGTGAGCCATCCACAGATGTTCCTGATCCTGAGGCACTAAGGAACATCATCATCTCAGGATTTCAGGAGGTCACAAATGCAGGGCCCTTGTGTGATGAACCTATGTGGGGTCTGGCATTCATCGTCGAGCCCTACATATTCTCTGGCAGTGGCAGCCCATATGGTGTCAACTGCTCTTATCAGCACAAAGCGGCAGTCAGGGAAGCGTGCCGGGCGGCCGTGCTTCAGAGCAAGCCCAGGCTTGTCGAACCCGTGTACTTCTGTGAAGTGACCACTCCTATAGAGCGCCTAGGAAGCGTCTATTCTGTTCTTGGTGATTGTCGAGCGAAGGTGCAGGAAGCTGAGATGCAACTAGAAACTTTCTTGTACATGGTGCACGCGCATTTGCCGGTTGCCGAGAGCTCTGAATTCTCTGAAAAGCTTTGGAACGGAAGCTCAGGTGCCGCCACTGCTCGTCTCACTTTCAGTCACTGGGAAGCTATTCCTCAGGACCCCTTCTTTGTTCCGAAGACGAAGGAGGAGATTGAGGAATTCGGAGATGGTTCAAACATGGGACCAAACTTGGCGAAGAAGCTCATCGATTCTGTGAGGCGAATAAAGGGCCTACATGTCGACGATAAAGTCGTTAAGCATGGCACGAAACAGCGGACTCGGGCTAAGAAAGTGTAG